From Natator depressus isolate rNatDep1 chromosome 7, rNatDep2.hap1, whole genome shotgun sequence, the proteins below share one genomic window:
- the ARL3 gene encoding LOW QUALITY PROTEIN: ADP-ribosylation factor-like protein 3 (The sequence of the model RefSeq protein was modified relative to this genomic sequence to represent the inferred CDS: deleted 1 base in 1 codon) has product MGNNISDFWLLQGLLSILRKLKSAPDQEVRILLLGLDNAGKTTLLKQLASEDISHITPTQGFNIKSVQSQGFKLNVWDIGGQRKIRPYWRNYFENTDVLIYVIDSADRKRFEETGQELAELLDEEKLSGVPVLIFANKQDLLTAAPASEIAEGLNLHTIRDRIWQIQSCSALTGEGVQDGMNWVCKNVNAKKK; this is encoded by the exons ATGGGAAATAACATCTCGGatttc tggctgctgcagggtTTACTGTCAATTCTGCGCAAACTGAAGAGTGCACCAGACCAGGAGGTGAGAATCCTTCTCCTGGGACTGGATAATGCAGGCAAGACCACACTCCTGAAACAGCTGGCATCTGAAGACATCAGCCACATCACACCGACACAG GGCTTTAACATTAAAAGTGTACAGTCTCAAGGTTTTAAGCTGAACGTGTGGGACATTGGTGGACAGAGGAAGATCAGGCCGTACTGGAGGAACTACTTTGAAAACACTGATGTTCTT ATCTATGTCATTGACAGCGCAGATAGAAAGAGGTTTGAAGAAACGGGTCAG GAGCTGGCCGAGCTCTTGGATGAAGAAAAGCTCAGCGGAGTCCCTGTGCTCATATTTGCTAACAAGCAAGATTTACTTACGGCTGCCCCTGCTTCGGAGATTGCTGAGGGACTGAACCTACACACGATCCGTGATAGAATCTGGCAGATCCAGTCTTGTTCAGCCCTCACAGGAGAAGGTGTGCAG